In a single window of the Micromonospora sp. WMMD1155 genome:
- a CDS encoding type 1 glutamine amidotransferase domain-containing protein: MAATLHGKRIAFLATDGVEEVEYVQPREAVENAGATVELVSLKPGTIQSFNHLDQSKTYDVDVTADKADAAGYDALVLPGGVANPDFLRGDPDAVRFVKAFFDAGKPVGVICHGPWTLIEADVVRGRRITSWPTLRTDLTNAGATWVDEECVTDGNLTSSRNPDDLPAFCQKITQTFAA, translated from the coding sequence ATGGCAGCGACATTGCACGGCAAGCGGATCGCGTTCCTGGCCACCGACGGCGTCGAGGAGGTCGAGTACGTCCAGCCGCGCGAGGCGGTCGAGAACGCCGGCGCGACGGTCGAGCTGGTCTCGTTGAAGCCCGGCACGATCCAGTCCTTCAACCATCTGGACCAGTCCAAGACGTACGACGTGGACGTGACTGCGGACAAGGCGGACGCCGCCGGCTACGACGCGCTGGTGTTGCCCGGTGGGGTGGCCAACCCGGACTTCCTGCGGGGCGACCCGGACGCGGTGCGGTTCGTGAAGGCGTTCTTCGACGCGGGCAAGCCCGTCGGGGTGATCTGTCACGGCCCGTGGACGCTCATCGAGGCGGACGTGGTGCGTGGCCGGCGGATCACCTCCTGGCCGACGCTGCGTACCGACCTGACGAACGCGGGCGCGACCTGGGTGGACGAGGAGTGTGTGACCGACGGCAACCTGACCAGCAGCCGCAACCCCGATGACCTCCCCGCCTTCTGCCAGAAGATCACCCAAACCTTCGCCGCCTGA
- the rfaE2 gene encoding D-glycero-beta-D-manno-heptose 1-phosphate adenylyltransferase — MAGAAAEQRRLATVVESWLGRPVLIVGDAMLDEWRFADSDRLCREAPAPVLTLRRRISAAGGAANTAVNVAALGGRAVLVAPVGADVAGDELHDCLDRAGVWDRTVNQPGRPTPVKRRMLAGNQILLREDSGDPDDALDPEGVSRLLTALSCATEELRAAAGGEAPTLVVCDYGLGALPAPVRAWLVEQRERYATVALDAHDLADWRGLAPTVVTPSFAEATRLLARAAGTTRPAGGTELHLEHPDVDPADGPSEMTAGAAPGAVRADDVADRPGPVGEPVRGEGRVALTGDGLSVTGTGVTVNTQAGEGVDRAVLAESRLAELRAHTGADVVAVTLDTEGAVVGGAEGAPRRSHSTPVPASHAVGAGDAYLAAMTLALAADAPLPTAAQLAQLAATITVSDTGTCVCRREDLLTALDRPTGATDRSALVGTDELDAIVAEYREAGRSVVFTNGCFDVLHRGHVRYLEQARALGDLLIVAVNSDGSVRRLKGPDRPVNPVEDRGALLAALACVDHVVVFEEDSPAALIEAVRPDVYVKGGDYPPELVPEAPLVRRLGGQVRTLGYVPDRSTSAIIERIRSHSQDAAPRATDRVPDESLSTRTQAS, encoded by the coding sequence ATGGCAGGAGCAGCAGCGGAACAGCGCCGGCTCGCCACCGTCGTGGAGAGCTGGCTCGGACGCCCAGTCCTGATCGTCGGTGACGCCATGTTGGACGAATGGCGGTTCGCCGACTCCGATCGGCTCTGCCGGGAGGCACCCGCTCCCGTCCTGACCCTGCGCAGACGCATCTCCGCAGCCGGTGGCGCCGCGAACACCGCGGTGAACGTCGCCGCGCTCGGCGGGCGCGCGGTGCTGGTGGCACCGGTCGGCGCCGACGTGGCCGGCGACGAACTGCACGACTGTCTGGACCGCGCCGGCGTCTGGGACCGCACCGTCAACCAACCGGGACGGCCCACCCCGGTCAAGCGGCGAATGCTGGCCGGCAACCAGATCCTGCTCCGGGAGGACTCCGGCGACCCGGACGACGCCCTCGACCCGGAGGGCGTGAGTCGGCTGCTCACCGCGCTGAGCTGCGCGACCGAGGAGCTGCGCGCCGCCGCCGGTGGGGAGGCGCCGACCCTGGTCGTCTGCGACTACGGCCTGGGCGCGCTGCCCGCGCCGGTCCGCGCATGGCTGGTCGAGCAACGCGAGCGGTACGCCACCGTCGCGCTGGACGCCCACGACCTGGCCGACTGGCGAGGGCTCGCGCCGACGGTCGTCACTCCCAGCTTCGCCGAGGCGACCCGACTGCTGGCCCGAGCCGCCGGTACGACCCGACCAGCCGGCGGGACCGAACTGCACCTGGAGCACCCGGACGTCGACCCGGCCGACGGGCCCTCCGAGATGACCGCCGGCGCGGCACCGGGCGCGGTACGCGCCGACGACGTCGCCGACCGCCCCGGTCCGGTCGGTGAGCCCGTCCGGGGTGAGGGTCGGGTGGCCCTCACCGGCGACGGCCTCAGCGTCACCGGCACCGGCGTCACGGTGAACACCCAGGCCGGGGAGGGCGTGGACCGGGCCGTCCTGGCCGAGTCGCGGCTGGCCGAGTTGCGCGCCCACACCGGCGCGGACGTGGTCGCGGTGACCCTGGACACCGAGGGGGCGGTGGTCGGCGGTGCCGAGGGGGCACCACGCCGCAGCCACAGCACCCCGGTTCCGGCCAGTCACGCCGTGGGCGCCGGGGACGCGTACCTGGCGGCGATGACGTTGGCCCTGGCCGCCGACGCGCCGCTGCCCACCGCCGCCCAGCTCGCCCAGTTGGCGGCCACCATCACCGTCTCCGACACCGGCACCTGCGTGTGCCGCCGGGAGGACCTGCTCACCGCGCTCGACCGACCGACCGGCGCGACGGACCGCTCCGCGTTGGTCGGCACCGACGAGTTGGACGCGATCGTCGCCGAGTACCGCGAGGCGGGGCGGTCGGTGGTGTTCACCAACGGTTGCTTCGACGTGTTGCATCGCGGGCACGTGCGCTACCTGGAGCAGGCCCGAGCGTTGGGCGACCTGCTCATCGTGGCGGTCAACTCGGACGGCAGCGTACGACGGTTGAAGGGCCCGGACCGCCCGGTCAACCCGGTCGAGGACCGGGGTGCCCTGCTCGCCGCGCTGGCCTGTGTGGACCACGTCGTGGTCTTCGAGGAGGATTCGCCCGCCGCGCTGATCGAGGCGGTCCGGCCGGACGTCTACGTCAAGGGCGGCGACTACCCACCGGAGCTGGTCCCGGAAGCCCCGCTGGTGCGCCGGCTGGGCGGCCAGGTCCGCACCCTCGGGTACGTGCCGGACCGGTCCACCTCCGCGATCATCGAGCGGATCCGGTCGCACAGTCAGGACGCGGCCCCCCGCGCCACGGACCGGGTGCCCGACGAGTCGCTGAGCACCCGCACCCAGGCGTCGTGA
- a CDS encoding glycosyltransferase, whose product MNRPLDLGAPAEFRADRLLDVLIPTRNRPAELAVTLAGLAAQDGVPGFGVVVSDQSDGEPAYAHPAAATMVRALRQGGHPVLLTRRLPRRGLAEHRAYLLAASAARYVLNLDDDIWLEPGAVHRLVTAIGELGCGFVGNGVHGLSYLDDVRPESHGHYEEWIGPPTAERIRPDTPEWGRARIHSAANLLHVTEQLALPPGAWRAYKVSWIGGCVLYDRAKLVDVGGFDFWRRVQEKHQGEDVAAQLAVLARYGGAGILPSGAYHLESPTTVTDRDVEAWEVVLAEEGAPTG is encoded by the coding sequence GTGAACCGCCCCCTCGACCTCGGCGCCCCGGCGGAGTTCCGCGCCGACCGGCTGCTCGACGTGCTGATTCCGACCCGGAACCGGCCCGCCGAGTTGGCGGTCACCCTGGCCGGGCTCGCCGCCCAGGACGGGGTGCCCGGCTTCGGGGTGGTGGTCAGCGACCAGTCCGACGGGGAGCCCGCGTACGCCCACCCCGCCGCGGCCACCATGGTTCGGGCGCTGCGCCAGGGAGGGCACCCGGTGCTGCTGACCCGTCGGCTGCCCCGCCGGGGGTTGGCCGAGCATCGGGCGTACCTGCTCGCCGCCTCGGCGGCCCGGTACGTCCTCAACCTCGACGACGACATCTGGCTGGAGCCGGGGGCGGTGCACCGGCTGGTCACCGCGATCGGTGAGCTGGGCTGCGGGTTCGTCGGCAACGGCGTGCACGGGCTCTCGTACCTCGACGACGTGCGGCCGGAGTCGCACGGGCACTACGAGGAGTGGATCGGCCCGCCGACTGCGGAGCGGATCCGCCCGGACACCCCGGAGTGGGGTCGCGCCCGGATCCACTCGGCGGCCAACCTCCTGCACGTCACCGAGCAGTTGGCGCTGCCGCCGGGCGCGTGGCGGGCGTACAAGGTCTCCTGGATCGGCGGGTGCGTGCTCTACGACCGGGCCAAGCTCGTCGACGTCGGCGGGTTCGACTTCTGGCGTCGGGTGCAGGAGAAACACCAGGGTGAGGACGTGGCCGCACAGCTCGCGGTGCTGGCCCGGTACGGCGGGGCGGGCATCCTGCCCAGCGGCGCGTACCACCTGGAGTCTCCGACCACTGTCACCGACCGGGACGTCGAGGCGTGGGAGGTGGTCCTCGCCGAGGAGGGCGCGCCTACGGGTTGA
- a CDS encoding glycosyltransferase family 9 protein has product MVTPSVLGPTPERLPDVRRIAVLRANALGDFVFVLPALDALRAAYPSAEIVLLGAPWHAKLWRDRPGPVDRVLVVPPAPGIRTPDPGEPESSIDDFVAAVSAEGFDLAVQIHGGGANSNPLMSRLGARVTVGLRADDAPPLDRWLRYVYYQHEVIRYLEVVALVGAPATTITPTLTVTDADRAEAAQVLGPADRPRVALHPGASDTRRRWPAERFAEVARELHGDGYEVLVTGTPAEQDVVDRVVAAAGVPVRPQVGTLSLGGLLGCYADCALVVSNDTGPLHVAAAVGTSTVGIFWVGNLINTANPLRGRHRPICSWTVHCPVCGVDCTPGIYPHRPGDGECPHRDSFVADVPVVEVLEAARELLNP; this is encoded by the coding sequence GTGGTCACCCCGTCCGTGCTCGGCCCGACCCCCGAGCGCCTTCCCGACGTGCGGCGGATCGCCGTGTTGCGCGCCAACGCGCTCGGTGACTTCGTTTTCGTCCTGCCGGCGCTGGACGCGCTGCGGGCCGCGTACCCCTCGGCGGAGATCGTGTTGCTCGGCGCGCCGTGGCACGCGAAGCTCTGGCGCGACCGGCCGGGCCCGGTGGACCGGGTGCTGGTGGTGCCGCCGGCCCCCGGCATCCGGACGCCCGACCCGGGTGAGCCGGAGTCGTCGATCGACGACTTCGTGGCCGCGGTCTCCGCCGAGGGTTTCGACCTGGCGGTGCAGATCCACGGCGGCGGCGCCAACTCGAACCCGCTGATGAGTCGGCTGGGTGCCCGGGTGACGGTCGGCCTGCGGGCCGACGACGCGCCGCCGCTGGACCGGTGGCTCCGCTACGTCTACTACCAGCACGAGGTGATCCGCTACCTGGAGGTGGTGGCGCTGGTCGGGGCACCGGCCACCACCATCACCCCGACGCTGACGGTGACCGACGCCGACCGGGCCGAAGCGGCCCAGGTGCTCGGGCCGGCGGACCGACCCCGGGTGGCGCTGCACCCGGGGGCCAGCGACACCCGCCGTCGGTGGCCCGCCGAGCGCTTCGCCGAGGTGGCCCGCGAGCTGCATGGTGACGGCTACGAGGTGCTGGTCACCGGTACGCCCGCCGAGCAGGACGTGGTGGACCGGGTCGTCGCGGCGGCCGGGGTTCCGGTCCGGCCGCAGGTGGGGACGCTCAGCCTCGGCGGGTTGCTGGGCTGCTACGCCGACTGCGCGTTGGTCGTCTCCAACGACACTGGCCCGCTGCACGTGGCCGCCGCGGTGGGCACGTCCACGGTGGGCATCTTCTGGGTCGGTAACCTGATCAACACGGCGAACCCGCTGCGGGGCCGGCATCGGCCGATCTGTTCCTGGACGGTGCACTGCCCGGTCTGCGGGGTGGACTGCACACCGGGCATCTACCCGCACCGCCCCGGCGACGGCGAGTGCCCACACCGGGACTCGTTCGTGGCGGACGTGCCGGTGGTCGAGGTGCTCGAAGCGGCCCGGGAGCTGCTCAACCCGTAG
- a CDS encoding Hsp20/alpha crystallin family protein, producing the protein MSEQQTGGFGRGWRGGRQQGWDPMGELQSLRAELSRLVGGRAGASDVELTETSDGWEVVVRLPGVAPEEVAVELDDRELCVRARSEAEVNADQGIPGGFETRGFEYRVDLPARVDPDAIDAVMDHGLLRVRLPRASRPVPRTITVGRTGPRSGGPSTGTPMPADPAADRELHRPDTVGEIDRQ; encoded by the coding sequence ATGAGCGAGCAGCAGACCGGCGGCTTCGGCCGGGGTTGGCGGGGCGGCCGACAGCAGGGCTGGGACCCGATGGGCGAGTTGCAGTCGCTGCGCGCCGAGCTGAGCCGCCTGGTCGGCGGCCGGGCCGGCGCGTCCGACGTCGAACTGACCGAGACCTCGGACGGTTGGGAGGTCGTCGTCCGGCTGCCCGGCGTCGCCCCGGAGGAGGTGGCGGTCGAGTTGGACGACCGCGAGTTGTGCGTGCGCGCCCGCTCCGAGGCGGAGGTCAACGCCGACCAGGGCATTCCCGGCGGTTTCGAGACCCGCGGCTTCGAGTACCGCGTCGACCTGCCGGCCCGGGTCGACCCGGACGCCATCGACGCGGTGATGGACCACGGCCTGCTCCGGGTCCGGTTGCCCCGGGCGTCCCGGCCCGTGCCGCGCACCATCACCGTCGGTCGCACCGGGCCGCGCTCCGGTGGACCCTCCACGGGTACGCCGATGCCGGCCGATCCCGCTGCGGACCGGGAGTTGCACCGCCCGGACACCGTCGGCGAGATCGACCGGCAGTAG
- a CDS encoding DUF2231 domain-containing protein, with amino-acid sequence MESRLKVLGHPVHPMLVMFPVALLVTAVLFDVVDTVGGPDFLGEVAYWNITVGLIGGLLAAAAGSFDLLAIPTGTRAKRVGLLHAAANVAVILLFAAVWAVRLNADSRAAGGALIAIEVVAVAILGISAWLGGELVDRLGVGVDHDANLDAPSSLRPPAAAQRIGDV; translated from the coding sequence ATGGAGAGCCGACTCAAGGTGCTGGGCCATCCAGTCCACCCGATGCTGGTCATGTTCCCGGTCGCGCTGCTGGTCACGGCTGTGCTGTTCGACGTGGTCGACACCGTCGGTGGTCCCGACTTCCTGGGCGAGGTCGCGTACTGGAACATCACGGTGGGTCTGATCGGCGGCCTGCTCGCCGCGGCTGCCGGCTCGTTCGACCTGTTGGCGATCCCGACCGGCACCCGCGCCAAGCGGGTGGGTCTGCTGCACGCCGCCGCCAACGTCGCGGTGATCCTGCTCTTCGCGGCCGTGTGGGCGGTCCGCCTCAACGCGGACTCCCGTGCTGCCGGCGGCGCGCTGATCGCCATCGAGGTGGTCGCTGTGGCGATCCTCGGCATCAGCGCCTGGCTGGGCGGCGAGTTGGTCGACCGGCTCGGGGTGGGCGTCGACCACGACGCCAACCTGGACGCGCCCAGTTCACTACGGCCGCCCGCGGCGGCTCAGCGGATCGGAGACGTGTGA
- a CDS encoding pyridoxamine 5'-phosphate oxidase family protein — translation MTVEITSHEELRALLGTPNARAADKERTRLHERDREWLAASPFCLVATAGADGSCDVSPKGDPAGFALVLDDTTIALPERPGNKRADGYHNIVDNPHVGLLFVIPGRTDTLRINGRARLVSDAPWFDDMVVKGHRPVLAVVVEIEQIFYHCAKAFLRSALWKPDTWQPDLLPSRARLIKEVEAPSESLEDLERHYGPDYAQTIYA, via the coding sequence GTGACGGTGGAGATCACTTCCCACGAGGAGCTGCGCGCCCTGCTCGGTACGCCGAACGCACGGGCCGCCGACAAGGAACGCACCCGCCTGCACGAACGGGACCGCGAATGGCTCGCCGCCTCGCCGTTCTGCCTGGTGGCCACGGCCGGCGCGGACGGCAGCTGCGACGTCTCCCCCAAGGGCGACCCGGCGGGCTTCGCCCTGGTGCTGGACGACACGACGATCGCGCTACCCGAGCGGCCGGGCAACAAGCGGGCCGACGGTTACCACAACATCGTCGACAACCCGCACGTCGGGCTGCTCTTCGTCATCCCCGGGCGGACCGACACGCTGCGGATCAACGGGCGGGCCCGCCTGGTCAGCGACGCGCCGTGGTTCGACGACATGGTGGTCAAGGGGCACCGGCCGGTGCTCGCCGTGGTGGTGGAGATCGAGCAGATCTTCTACCACTGCGCGAAGGCGTTCCTGCGGTCCGCGTTGTGGAAGCCGGACACCTGGCAGCCCGACCTGCTGCCGTCCCGCGCACGCCTGATCAAGGAGGTGGAGGCGCCGTCGGAGAGCCTCGAAGACCTGGAACGCCACTACGGCCCCGACTACGCGCAGACCATCTACGCCTGA
- a CDS encoding antibiotic biosynthesis monooxygenase — protein MSYGYIASMKAKPGRRDDVVAILMSGADGLREAGCDLYLVSVSATDDATIWVSEVWQSKEHHAASLRLPETRAAIGRAMPMLTGEFTGQETTVVGGLGVDGGVRP, from the coding sequence GTGTCGTACGGGTACATCGCATCGATGAAGGCGAAGCCGGGTCGCCGTGATGACGTCGTGGCCATCCTGATGAGTGGCGCGGACGGCCTTCGGGAAGCGGGCTGTGACCTCTACCTGGTGAGTGTCTCGGCGACCGACGACGCCACCATCTGGGTCAGCGAGGTGTGGCAGAGCAAGGAGCACCACGCCGCCTCCCTGCGGCTTCCCGAGACGAGGGCGGCCATCGGCCGCGCCATGCCGATGCTCACCGGTGAGTTCACGGGTCAGGAGACCACAGTGGTGGGCGGCCTGGGCGTGGACGGGGGTGTGCGCCCGTGA
- a CDS encoding class I SAM-dependent methyltransferase — MDGDDWLADTRTSYDRVAVDYARLVHDLLAQSPHERAALALFAELVGAAGGGSVADVGCGTGRITAHLRTLGVDAFGIDLSPGMIAVARRNHPGLRFEVGSMTDLDLPDGSITGLIAWYSLIHIPDDQLGAVFAHFRRVVRPGGPLLLGFHVGDETTVKTEGYGGHPMKVDVHRRQPAQLAGRLRASGFRVESQTTLTSPESRLGGIILGRRET; from the coding sequence GTGGACGGTGACGACTGGTTGGCAGACACCCGCACCTCGTACGACAGGGTCGCGGTCGACTACGCCCGTCTGGTGCACGACCTCCTGGCGCAGTCACCACACGAACGGGCGGCTCTGGCGTTGTTCGCCGAACTCGTCGGCGCGGCCGGAGGCGGGTCGGTCGCCGACGTGGGCTGCGGAACCGGGCGCATCACCGCCCACCTGCGCACACTCGGCGTCGACGCCTTCGGGATCGACCTCTCACCCGGGATGATCGCGGTGGCCCGCCGGAATCATCCCGGCCTGAGGTTCGAGGTCGGCTCGATGACCGACCTCGACCTGCCCGACGGTTCGATCACCGGCCTGATCGCCTGGTACTCACTGATCCACATCCCGGACGACCAGCTCGGCGCGGTCTTCGCGCACTTCCGGCGGGTGGTGCGTCCCGGTGGTCCACTGCTGCTCGGCTTCCACGTGGGCGACGAGACGACGGTCAAGACGGAGGGCTACGGCGGCCACCCGATGAAGGTCGACGTGCATCGTCGCCAGCCCGCCCAGCTGGCAGGCCGGCTGCGGGCGAGCGGTTTCCGGGTCGAGTCGCAGACGACTCTCACCTCGCCCGAGAGCAGACTCGGAGGGATCATCCTCGGGCGGCGCGAGACCTGA